The Arachidicoccus terrestris genome includes the window CTTTGTAGTCTCGGTCTTTGTTGATATCCAATCCACAGAATGAACTTCCGTTGGCTCTGGCATGCAGTACCAGATAATAAATCCCACCGATCAATAAGGCTTCGGTTGCCCTGAAATTGACATCAGTATTTCTAAATGTCGATTTTGCTTTTTTAAACAGTGTTTCTCCAAATGCTTCCCTTTCATCGGCAATTTCACGCATCAACTCACTTTCTTCACTGATTTCCCAGAGCAGGATTTTCTGCAACTCTTCAGAGTTATAGATAAAGTCCATCTGATGCTCCATAATAGAAATCACTGATTCTTTATCTAAAGTGGGTTTGGCATTAACCTCGTCAATCAGGTCCTGTGGAATATTGTTCCAGTAGTCTTTACTTTTGACATACATTTCGACAAGCCTGTCTACGTTGCCAAAGTAAAGATAAATCAACTTGTTATCTAATCTGGAGGCTTTACCGATACGGTTAACAATTAAACCTTTATAGCCTTCTGAGCGGATGATTTTACCAACTGCTTCTAAAATCCTGTTTTTAGTTCTTTCTTTGTTCCTGATTGGACCATCTGTAACTTTTCTAGCCATGGTTTTAGTTTTTATATTTAATTTTTGCAATATGCAACTTTTTATCCGAAAACTCAAATCCTTCCAGCACTTTATCTAATTGTTCTTTCGTATGTGTTGCCATAACACTCATTCTGATGCGTGCATCTTTCTTAGACACAGCAGGATAGAGAATCGGATTGGTGTAAATACCCTGGTCTAATAAAATTTTTCCAACCTCGCTGGTCATATGCGGATCACCTATTTTCACCGGTACAATGGCAGATTGAGTCGTTCCTACGTCAAACCCTAAATCCACTAATCCAGATTTAAGATGATTGATATTCTCCCAAAGCTTAGCCTGCCACTCAGGCTCTTCCTCTAACAATCGGATAGCTGTGGTCACACCGGCGACAGCCGGTGAAGAAGTTGCAGAGAAGGCATTCTGTCTGGACTGATACTGCAAAAAAGATGATATATTCGGATTGG containing:
- a CDS encoding TetR/AcrR family transcriptional regulator, with amino-acid sequence MQKLNIKTKTMARKVTDGPIRNKERTKNRILEAVGKIIRSEGYKGLIVNRIGKASRLDNKLIYLYFGNVDRLVEMYVKSKDYWNNIPQDLIDEVNAKPTLDKESVISIMEHQMDFIYNSEELQKILLWEISEESELMREIADEREAFGETLFKKAKSTFRNTDVNFRATEALLIGGIYYLVLHARANGSSFCGLDINKDRDYKAVKQTFGRLVEWTYAEAKKQQKKHEKEKAKK